tgtttgctagcattttgttgaggatttttgcttctgtgttcatcagtgatattggcctgtagctttctttttttgtaacatctttgtctggttttggtatcagggtgatggtggcctcatagaatgagtttgggagtgttccttcctctgcagttttttggaagagtttgagaaggataagtgttagctcttctctaaatgtgtgatagaattcacctgtgatgaagccatttggtcctggacttttctttgttggaagatttttaatcacagtttccatttcattatttgtgattggtctgtttatattttctatttcttcgtggttcagtcttggaaggttatacctttctaagaatttgtccatttcttccaggttgtccattttattggcatagagttgcttgtagtagtctcttaggatgccttgcatttctgcggtgtctgttgtaacttctcctttttcctgtctaattttattgatttgggtcctctccctctttttcttgatgagtctggctaatggtttatcaattttgtttatcttctcaaagaaccagtttttagttttattgatctttgctattgttttctttgtttctatttcatttatttctgctctgatctttatgatttctttccttctgctaactttgggttttgtttgttcttctttctctagttcctttaggtgtaacgttagattgtttgagatttttcttgtttcttgaggtaagcttgtatagctgtaaacttccctcttagaactgcttttgctacatcccgttggttttggatcgtcgtgttttcactgtcatttttctgtagatattttttgatttcctctttgatttcttcagtgatctcttggttatttagtaatgtattgtttagcctccatgtgtttgtgttttttacgttcttttccctgtaattcatttctaatctcatagcattgtggtcagaaaagatgcttgatatgatttcagtttcttaaatttactgaggcttgatttgtgacccaagatgtgatctatcctggagaatgttccgtgcttacttgagaagaaagtgtaatctgctgtttttggatggaatgtcctataaatatcaattaaatttatctggtctattgtgttatttaaagcttctgtttccttatttattttcttttggattatctgtctattggtgtaagtgaggtgttaaagtcccccactagtattgtgttactgtcgatttcctcttttagagttgttagcagtttccttatgtattgaggtgctcctatgttgggtgtatatatatttataattgttatatcttcttcttggattgatcctccaatcgttatgtagtgtccttccttacctcttgtaacattctttattttaaagtctattttatctgatatgagtattgctaatccagctttgttttgatttctatttgcatggaatatctttttccatcccctcactttaagtctgtatgtgtccctaggtctgaagtgggtctcttgtagacagcatatatatgggtcttgtttttgtatccatttagcaagcctttgtcttttggttggagcatttaatccattcatgtttgaggtaattatcaatatgtatgttcctatgaccattttttaaattgttttgggttcatttttgtaggtccttttcttctcttgtgtttcccacttggagaagttcctttagcatttgttgtagagctggtttggtggtgctgaattctcttagcttttccttttctgtaaagcttttgatttctctgttgaatctgaatgagatccttgccgggtagagtaaccttggttgtaggttcttccctttcatcactttaagtatatcacgccactcccttctggcttgtagagtttctgctgagaaatcagctgttaaccttatgggagttcccttctatgttatttgtcatttttcccttgctgctttcaatagtttgtctttaatttttgccaattggattactatgtgtcttgccatgtttctccttgggtttatcctgtatgggactcgctgcacttcctggacttgggtggctatttcctttcccatgttagggaagtttttgaccataatctcttcagatattttctgggtcctttctctctctcttctccttctgggacccttgtaatgcgaatgttgttgcgtttaatgttgtcccagaggtctcttaggctgtcttcatttcttttcattcttttttctgtattctgttccgcagcagtgaattccaccattctgttttccaggtcacttgtccgttcttctgcctcagttattctgctattgattccttctagtgtagttttcatttcagttattgttttgttcatctctgtttgtttgttcttcaattcttctaggtctttgttaaacatttcttgcatcttgatctttgcctccattatttttctgaggtcctggatcatcttcactatcattatcctgaattctttttctggaaggttgcccatctccacttcatttagttgtttttctggggtttcttgttccttcatgtggtacatagctctctgctttttcatcttgtctgtctttctgtgaatgtggtttttgttccacaggctgcaggattgtagttcttcttgcttctgctgtctgccctctggtggatgaggcaatctctgtattttcattttaatgttgcTGGACATTTTATTGTTCCCATTGTTATTATAAACAATATGGTATAAATATCTGTGTACATACCTCCTTGTTGACACGTTAGAGAGTTTCTCTGGTTATGTACCTTACATGGGATTGGAATCCTTGAATTGTAGGGTAGGGCATGTGCAAATAATGCTAAATCTTCCCAAAGGAGTTGTGCTGCTTTACACTCCCGATGTCAGTAGATGAGCACTAACACTTGCTGTtatctgaatttttcatttctgtcattttgttAAGTGTGAAATCATATCTGATTGTGTTTTTAAATCAGACTttcctgattactaatgaggttaCACATCTTTACATGTTTTGGGGCTATTTGTACTTCCTCCATTGTGAAACTCCTGGTGATTTCCTTagccagtgggtttttttttttctttgttttttttaaattcataatcaTTTAAGTGTTTAAATTGGGTAAGATCTTGGTCAGATATGCATTTTAAGTAATCACTATTGTAGAATTTGAGGGTTTTGGGGGGGGGATATTGAGAAGTGAACGATAAATAAAGACTAGCTAATTCTCTGTGATTTGAACCAGAAGTAACAAAGTGGATGTGAGtataagaaacagaaagcaagttTACctaagaaacagaaagcaagttTACCTGACTGGAGTGGATAAGATGAACTATAAGACCTGCTTCTTAAACTTTAGTATGCATAGGAATCTCGTCATGAGACTGTTAAGAAAGATTCCTGGGCTTCATCCCAGAGATTCACATTTAGTTGGTCTGGATGGAGCCCAAgaactgcatttctaacaaactctcAGTTTATGCTGGTGCTTCAGGCCTATGGATCATATCTTTGAGTAGTACTGAATTAAAGCACAGCTGTTGGATTTAAGAGGTTCTTAAAATCCAGGACCAGGAGTTTTGATAAATGATATGGGAAATAATTTATAGCCCTTAGGAGGCATTTTGTTCTAGTGAGAGGAGACCTAGACTGAGCTTCATATTCCCTTACAAGTCACTTAAAAGTTTTTGAACTGaatatcttttataaaatgggaataataataccagtTCTTCCTACCTTTTGTAGTCGTGAGAGAATACAGAAATAACGCACGTGAAAGGTCTTTGGAAAACCTAAAACCCTGTACTAGTGAATATTAACTGAAAGGGTACACTGGGATCAAGCTTTTGAAAgttttatgtacacacacatgcacgtatatatatacacataggctGCACTTCATTGAGTCTGAAAGgttacttatatttaaaatagtaatgtAAACAAAATGGTGTTTGGATCTTCAACTCTAAGATAGTGTGGTGCAGTAGAAGTTTGTAAGTGTTGAATATGTACCAGGTGTATGCCAATAAGTGTGGATCGAAGAAGAGTCCCTGcccttaaggaactttgtcttcTGAGGCGACTgaaatacatacaattttaatACAGTATTTTGGTGATAATGACAGAGGCACGTTCTTGGACTGTTGAATAATATAAAAAGCAGGGGAAAAGGAAATGCGAGGAGAGTATTGGGAAGCTTGTGAATGTATGCATACAAGTGTTCAAAACGTGTCCAAAAGAAGTTAAATCTGATGTAtagatttttccccctttgtagATGAATCAGAACTCCTCACTGTTCCTGATGGTTGGAAGGAGCCAgctttttccaaagaggacaatCCCAGAGGACTCTTGGAGGAGAGCAGTTTTGCAACTTTGTTTCCAAAATATAGAGAGGCTTACTTGAAAGAGTGCTGGCCATTGGTACAGAAAGCCTTGAGTGAACATGTATGCATATCTTATGTATTTCTTtgagattttgtttttgcttatatCTTTTAAGTAACTGAATGTGtgctgatggatttttttttaaaggtgctaCCATAGCTGGTTAATTTGATTCCTTTGATATTTTAAACAGACTAGATAATTATCCTTacagttcatttgtttttagttttgtgaaTAATAGATTACTTGGAAAAATTCACATGCCTTTAAATATTTAGGGGATTCACAGATGGTCTGAAACTCACTTGTGAACTCCAAATTTCAGAATGTCTGCTACTATAATGGTTGCCACGAACCTGTACAGTTTGAGCTGAGGCATACTCCTGGCATTGTTTAACTTTCCTCTGCCGTGCCCCTAGAGCAgtgtatttgattttatttttcaaactggatTGAGACCCCTTAGTGAATCAAGAAGTCAATTTAGTGGATATAATGAgcctttagaaaaaaatacatcaatGTATCACATGTGGTAAGGATAAGTATCATTTAATGAAGCTTTTGGTTCACCTGTGTATGTAGGTACACTAGATTGATAGAAAATGTATTTGTCAGCTGTGGCACTGCTCTAGAGTCATTTGTGTGCATTAGGTATGAGGGTGGTTTAGCAAACTGCAGGCGTGTTTTACAGCTGTCTACATCGGAGATTAGACtcaattttggggtttttttcgtAAACTTATAGACACCTAACCTTAGGTTTAATTGTTCGTCATTCACTATATTGAAATATTCTTCAGATTATGCTCACAAGTTAGAAAacagcatttttatttgctttgttgaAATCTGATTCTTCCATTTGAAAGTTAATGCATAGTTTTAATCACTGTAGTAATCATAatcactgcttttatttttaaacctatgataatttgtttttactttgtatttagcTAATACAAACCAGctagaaaaaagtttgaaagggAAAGTCCATTCTCACTCTAGGGAGCAGATTAGAGATTAGAGCTGGATCCAGCCAAGGTAGGGAAATTATATAGCTTTACAtttttaccttaattttaaaatgtagcctCATTTtgactgatatatattttttaaactagagaTAATCTTTATTCCAATAAGTATAAATTATTCTAAAGccaattataaatgttttcaaTTGCCTGAGTTTCTTATATTCTTTGAAGTCTAACAGTAATCAATTATTTACATTAACTTTCTAGCTTCTTCAAGGAGAGAGTTAATGAATTTTGAGATAGCTTAATGGCAGACAAATTATTAATTTGGTTAGGATCGGCTCTGTAATTATCTAAAATTGAATTCATTTTCAGACAactgcttgtttgctctttttgTATTGTAGCATGTTAATGCAACCCTGGACCTGATCGAGGGCAGCATGACTGTCTGTACAACAAAGAAGACATTTGATCCATATATCATCATTAGGGCCAGAGACCTAATAAAACTGTTAGCAAGGAGTGTTTCATTTGAACAGGTAAATTAAGAATTACAGAGACTTTGCTTTATTTGCCTCAACATTAGAGACAACATATAACACTGCGTCTCTTCCTGCACCataaagatttcatttttgtGCTTAACTGTGCTTAAATTTCTTGGCTTGCAGAAGATATGTACTTGTCAAGAATATtgatggagttttcttttttattttcccaaaaggCAGTACGAATTCTTCAGGATGATGTTGCATGTGACATCATTAAAATAGGTTCTTtagtaagaaataaagaaagatttGTAAAAAGAAGACAACGGCTTATTGGTCCCAAAGGATCTACGTTGAAGGTACTTTTTATTAGTGAAAAAGTATGTCTTCCTCTTTTGTTAGTTTTTAAGTGTACTGAATTTCAACTTATTGCTCTTTTGATGTAGGCGTTGGAACTCTTAACAAACTGTTACATTATGGTACAGGGAAACACGGTTTCAGCCATTGGACcttttagtggcttaaaagaggTGAGAACTATTTATTCTCTTCAGTTAATTTTCCacagagaataaatgaaataatataatagTTCATTGGataatatattgttttatatatatatttttagaatatgCTTTGTTTGATTTTCCATTAGTAAATTCTTCATGTAATTTGAGGGAATTCATGTAATTTCCTGGACCCTAACATATTATGGCCAACCTTTGGTAACTGAAGAGAGATCCATTTCTGAATTAGGAGGTCTGCACATCATTACTCCCTCCACTCGAATTTTAAGTGGGCATTTAAGGTCTCAGTCTGTAGCAAACATAAGAAACACGAAGTaattacatgcatttttttttttttttttttttgcggtacgcgggtctctcactgttgtggcctctcccgttgcggagcacaggctctggacgcgccggctcagtggccatggctcacgggcccagccgctccgcggcacgcgggatcctcccggaccggggcacgaacccgtggcccctgcatcggcaggcagactctcaaccactgcgccaccagggaagcccctacatgcaTTTTAATGACTGGAGAATTGAACAAATCTTGTTCTTTGCAGTAATGTATTCAGCCAGTAGAGGTCAGGCTCAGAAAACTTCctttaagatatattttctttgaatgttAATGTTTTTATGAACATCTTCTTTAGCTTGTCAGATGTTATGAGAAAATCTGTGGAGCAGATACTCTTTCTATTAACTCCTTTTGAGGCTTTTGTTATCTGTATCTGGCAGTGAGGTCTTACTTGCTTTCCAGGGCCTTTAACCTTAATTCTATTGGACCTCTTTCTCATAAGTTATCTGCTTTTTTCTCATGGGGCAATAAtaacttaaatattttgaatatttcacaGTTTTGTAGAGTCTAAGTATATTATTTACTTCTTATGACAGATCCTTAAGGTAGTTTTATTTCcatattacaaatgaaaaagctgGAATAGGAAAATTAAGTGCCTTTGTCGTATGAAGTGGCAGTCCCACTATTTGAGTGCATATATTCTAACTCTAAATCCAGCCCTCTTCCCCCTAAATTTTACAGCTCCAGAGTGTTGTGTTAATTCTGTGTATAGCTTTTTATCAGTAAAGttgagagacttcattgtatccAAGGGAGGTTGACTATTGTGAAAGACCTAGAAGCCACTCAGAACAGTTGAAGGGACTACAGTATCCAATTTGGTAGCCATTGCCTGGTTCATAGGCTATTTTGTGATATATTAATCCTCGTCTACCTAGTTCACTAAAATCTTTATACATgactgattcatttttctttgcaaatttCAGGTTCGAAAAGTAGTCCTAGACACTATGAAGAATATTCATCCAATTTATAACATTAAAGTGAGTGTTCACTGTATACTACTACAAAGTTGTTTTTAGCTACAGAAACCTTTCTTGAAAGTAAATCTTTTATGAAAGCCtaatatacaaaacagataaagcAGAGCTATTTGGGGTAAATTGGGGTAGAGTTCAGCCCACTCAACTCTATCCCAGTCCTATAGTTCCTTCTTTGGAAGTTTAGGCCTCTTTGGAGTACAGTTTGAAAGCTATTGAAGGGGACAGTGTAATGTAGTGATTCACTTCCAATACCAATAAAATAAGCTTCATAGGATTTGTAGTAGATGGTACCAATCCAGTTTTCTTAGGGTTTGAGCCCACATATTATATTTAAAGATGTGATCTTTTACAAttctgcccttttctttttttaattaattaatttatttaaaaagatttttgtttggctgtgttgggtcttcattgcagcacacaggatctttcattgtagCACGCAGGATCAtttgttgcagcgcacgggcttctctgtggttgtggtgtgcgggttttctatCTAGTGGCTGCcagctccagggcgcatgggctctctagttgaggcacccGGTGGCATATGGGATGCCcagtggcatatgggatcttccctgaccagggatcaaacccgtgtcccctgcattggaaggtggattctttaccactggcccACTGGGGAAGTCCTGAATTCTGCCTTTTTCTATAAGTAAAGTCTGGAATATTTGAGATTGCATTAAAACCTATTTTGGAATTTAACAGTCAAATTATAGGCTCTTCGAGAGAGATCTGTTATATCCGTGTGTGCATAAAGTTCTTGATTATTCTTGGAAATGTAACCACGGTATAATGAGTTGTTTTATGATGGATATTTGTTAAACAATCCTTGAATTTAATGAAGTTAAGTTGAAAAGTCA
The Globicephala melas chromosome 10, mGloMel1.2, whole genome shotgun sequence genome window above contains:
- the KRR1 gene encoding KRR1 small subunit processome component homolog isoform X1, with translation MASSKQDGQAAASRKSEFRSQKPKPESRDESELLTVPDGWKEPAFSKEDNPRGLLEESSFATLFPKYREAYLKECWPLVQKALSEHHVNATLDLIEGSMTVCTTKKTFDPYIIIRARDLIKLLARSVSFEQAVRILQDDVACDIIKIGSLVRNKERFVKRRQRLIGPKGSTLKALELLTNCYIMVQGNTVSAIGPFSGLKEVRKVVLDTMKNIHPIYNIKTLMIKRELAKDSELRSQSWERFLPQFKHKNVNKRKEPKKKTVKKEYTPFPPPQPESQIDKELATGEYFLKASQKRRQKMEAIKAKQAEALSRRQEERNKAFIPPKEKPVVKPKEASTETKIDVAAIKEKVKKAKSKKLGALTVEEVKLKMEADEKKKKKKK